One Gloeobacter morelensis MG652769 DNA window includes the following coding sequences:
- a CDS encoding FMN-dependent NADH-azoreductase, with translation MTHLLHVDSSPRGERSHSRRLTREYVEAWKQAHPGAVVTYRDVGRNPVPPVDEPWIAAAYAPVERRTAHQQEAMRISDQLIDEFLAADLYVLGIPMYNFSVPSTFKAYIDQIVRVGRTFAFEPEDGANPYKPLVLGKKMVIITARGGSGFGPGEPNEQMNHQDPYLRVVFGFIGITDITFVHVEKDEFGGSSLAQSIATARTQIAQLLER, from the coding sequence ATGACACACTTGCTGCACGTTGATTCCAGTCCACGCGGTGAAAGGTCGCACTCGCGCAGACTGACCAGAGAATACGTCGAAGCCTGGAAGCAGGCCCATCCAGGAGCTGTCGTCACCTATCGGGATGTCGGGCGCAATCCCGTTCCCCCTGTGGACGAACCGTGGATCGCCGCGGCCTATGCACCGGTAGAGCGACGTACTGCCCACCAGCAAGAAGCCATGCGCATCAGCGATCAGCTGATCGACGAATTTCTGGCTGCCGATCTCTATGTTCTCGGCATCCCTATGTACAATTTCAGCGTCCCCAGCACTTTCAAAGCCTACATCGACCAGATTGTCCGTGTGGGACGAACCTTTGCCTTCGAGCCGGAGGATGGCGCAAACCCTTACAAACCCCTCGTATTGGGTAAAAAAATGGTGATCATTACCGCCCGGGGCGGTTCGGGTTTTGGGCCTGGGGAGCCCAACGAACAGATGAATCATCAAGATCCCTATTTGCGGGTAGTTTTTGGATTTATCGGCATCACCGACATCACCTTCGTCCATGTGGAAAAAGATGAGTTTGGTGGCAGCAGTTTGGCCCAATCGATCGCGACCGCCCGCACCCAAATTGCTCAACTATTGGAGAGGTAA
- a CDS encoding DOPA 4,5-dioxygenase family protein, translating to MPEISGFHAHVYYDPGSREVAARVRKALEERFTVQLGRWHDGPIGPHPKSMYQVAFLPDQFDEIVPWLMLHREGLDILVHPETGDDLADHRHHALWLGEKLALNFECFQRAETTR from the coding sequence ATGCCTGAAATTTCCGGTTTTCACGCCCACGTCTACTACGACCCAGGCAGCCGGGAGGTAGCAGCACGCGTACGCAAAGCTCTAGAGGAGCGCTTTACCGTGCAGCTCGGTCGCTGGCACGACGGGCCCATCGGTCCTCATCCCAAATCGATGTACCAGGTGGCCTTCTTGCCGGATCAGTTCGACGAAATCGTTCCCTGGCTGATGCTCCATCGCGAGGGGCTCGATATTCTGGTGCATCCCGAGACGGGAGATGACCTTGCCGACCATCGGCATCATGCCCTCTGGCTTGGTGAGAAACTGGCTCTCAATTTTGAATGTTTCCAGCGGGCTGAAACCACTCGCTAG
- a CDS encoding MFS transporter, protein MSGNCMRMVEPISPVLPIRRDELHIALFDHLGALRYRDFRLFFAGAFLSNVGGWIQVIAQGWLVLSLDDSPFWLGAVGFAGGLPALLFSLVGGVFADRFDRQRLLVSAMGVQMVMAASLGALTLAGMVTLWQVAALAFVTGLSMALSGPAYQTVARDLAVDEVTSAIALNAAQFNLARAIGPSIAAVLLASAGSAVCFFLNAASYAVVITTLLRVKLPSRPTPDTLSFRCSLVEAFRYVRDNPTVQWLLLIIAVSSVFAMPYITLLPLFAKDILQVGAAGLGLLTGAVGVGAVSGSLLIAWLGDRLGKGRIVFLASLGLGLSLVGFALSTSFGFSLVALALLGASVVGQITVVNTLLQTTVPTRLLGRVMSFFNVSSG, encoded by the coding sequence ATGAGCGGCAACTGCATGCGCATGGTTGAGCCTATCTCCCCGGTGCTGCCCATAAGGCGCGATGAGCTGCATATTGCCCTTTTTGATCACCTTGGGGCGCTGCGCTACCGGGATTTTCGGTTGTTCTTTGCTGGGGCTTTTCTGTCGAATGTCGGCGGTTGGATACAGGTGATTGCCCAGGGCTGGCTGGTTCTGAGCCTGGACGATTCGCCTTTTTGGCTGGGGGCGGTGGGCTTTGCCGGGGGGCTGCCCGCTTTGTTGTTTTCGCTGGTGGGTGGGGTGTTTGCCGATCGCTTCGATCGGCAGCGGTTGCTGGTGAGCGCGATGGGGGTGCAGATGGTGATGGCGGCTTCCCTGGGGGCACTCACCCTCGCCGGGATGGTGACCCTTTGGCAGGTGGCGGCACTCGCCTTTGTCACGGGTCTGTCGATGGCCCTGAGCGGCCCGGCCTATCAAACCGTCGCCCGCGATCTGGCAGTTGACGAAGTGACCAGTGCCATCGCCCTCAATGCCGCCCAGTTCAACCTCGCCCGCGCCATTGGCCCCTCGATTGCGGCGGTGTTGCTCGCAAGTGCCGGTTCGGCGGTCTGCTTTTTTCTAAACGCCGCGAGCTACGCGGTGGTGATTACCACCCTGCTGCGGGTGAAACTACCCTCCCGGCCAACGCCCGATACCCTCTCCTTTCGGTGCAGCCTGGTGGAAGCCTTTCGCTACGTGCGCGATAACCCGACGGTGCAGTGGTTGTTGCTCATCATTGCCGTGAGCAGCGTTTTTGCGATGCCCTACATCACGCTATTGCCGCTATTTGCAAAGGACATTTTGCAGGTGGGTGCCGCCGGCCTCGGATTGTTGACCGGGGCGGTGGGGGTGGGGGCGGTGAGCGGTTCGCTGCTGATTGCCTGGCTTGGGGACCGCCTGGGCAAGGGGCGGATTGTTTTTCTTGCGTCGCTGGGCTTGGGCCTCAGTCTGGTCGGATTTGCCCTGTCTACCAGTTTCGGGTTCTCGCTGGTGGCGCTCGCCTTGCTTGGAGCAAGCGTGGTTGGTCAAATTACCGTTGTCAATACGCTGTTGCAGACTACGGTCCCGACCCGTCTGTTGGGGCGGGTGATGAGCTTTTTTAACGTCAGTTCGGGATAA
- a CDS encoding PIN domain-containing protein encodes MSGTKQPQFVDTNILIYAHDRSAGQKYERARALVEQLWDNGNGCLSIQVLQEFYINMTRKVTHPLAPQPTARIIADLSSWSVHRPGVEDILQAIDLQERFAISFWDAMILASAQQLQCEVLWSEDLNTGQLYGQTRVCNPF; translated from the coding sequence ATGAGCGGCACTAAGCAGCCACAGTTCGTCGATACCAATATCCTCATCTATGCCCACGACCGCTCGGCAGGTCAAAAGTACGAACGGGCCAGGGCATTGGTTGAGCAGCTATGGGACAACGGAAACGGCTGCTTGAGCATCCAGGTACTGCAGGAGTTCTACATCAACATGACCCGGAAAGTGACCCATCCCCTTGCACCACAGCCGACGGCCAGAATCATTGCCGACTTGTCCAGTTGGTCTGTGCATCGCCCAGGAGTGGAGGATATTCTCCAGGCCATCGATCTGCAAGAACGCTTTGCGATTTCCTTCTGGGATGCCATGATCCTCGCTAGTGCGCAGCAGTTGCAGTGTGAAGTTCTATGGTCTGAGGATCTCAATACAGGGCAACTTTACGGGCAGACCCGTGTGTGCAATCCGTTTTGA
- a CDS encoding helix-turn-helix domain-containing protein, whose translation MKTTVPPRPETTCLPVLSSQNQGWDHILVEQFQLPPGEGNCHYSDEHTICLSLSPRPVRLLQIRAGKAYTGLYAKGHISITPAEVPFFARWDTEDHYLQIRIASHFLQNVAKETLGIDLDRLELLCEFRARDPHIESIGTLLLGELNQQNLGGRLYIESLSNVLAVHLLRQYTAPRLRLSVYEGGLPERQLLQVLEYINEHLDRDIKLADLAALLGISQFHFSRLFKQSVGKAPHQYLLQQRVERAKHLLKQTDRSIIEIAFLCGFNSHSHLGQQFRQLTGTTPSAYRAH comes from the coding sequence ATGAAGACGACGGTACCTCCTCGGCCTGAAACCACCTGTTTGCCCGTTTTGTCCAGTCAAAACCAGGGCTGGGACCATATTCTAGTCGAGCAGTTCCAACTGCCTCCGGGAGAGGGAAACTGTCATTACAGTGATGAACACACGATCTGTCTGTCTCTTTCACCTCGTCCGGTCCGCCTGCTGCAAATTCGAGCAGGAAAAGCCTATACAGGCCTGTACGCGAAGGGACATATTTCGATAACGCCCGCGGAGGTTCCGTTTTTTGCGCGTTGGGATACAGAAGACCACTATTTGCAGATTCGCATTGCGTCTCACTTCCTCCAGAACGTTGCTAAAGAAACCCTTGGTATCGATCTCGACCGACTTGAACTACTCTGCGAATTTCGGGCGCGCGATCCACACATCGAGTCGATCGGTACGTTGCTTCTTGGCGAGCTAAACCAGCAAAATTTGGGCGGAAGGCTCTACATCGAATCGCTTTCCAATGTCTTGGCGGTACATTTGCTCAGACAATATACTGCGCCCAGGCTTCGCCTTTCGGTTTACGAAGGCGGGTTACCCGAGCGTCAACTTCTTCAAGTATTAGAATATATCAACGAACATCTTGATCGAGACATCAAGCTTGCCGATTTAGCTGCGCTGCTGGGTATCAGCCAATTTCATTTCAGCCGTTTGTTCAAGCAATCCGTCGGAAAGGCTCCCCACCAATATCTACTCCAGCAAAGAGTAGAACGAGCGAAGCATTTATTAAAACAAACCGACCGATCCATCATCGAAATCGCTTTTCTCTGCGGTTTCAATAGCCACAGTCATCTCGGTCAACAGTTTCGGCAGTTGACTGGGACAACCCCCTCGGCCTACAGGGCGCATTAG
- a CDS encoding PQQ-dependent sugar dehydrogenase, translated as MRALTLAALLLVFFPWYPAQAAPNLDRIDLPPGFSIGIFAQGLDRPRAVAFAPNGDLFVTEIGAGRVSVLPDRDGNGKADRRVTFAGKLDDPHGLAFYNSHLYIGETGKVARYPYQSGQLEGRNRQVVVNNLPSGGGHFTRTVAFGPDDKMYVSIGSTCNVCVERDKRRATVMQFNPDGSGGRIYASGLRNAVGLRFDSAGRLWATSNGRDWLGDDTPPDELHILEDGMSAGWPFCHAGKYKDPEPKYAALGSCEQVKRPVWGFQAHSAPLGVSEYTGTQFPPEYRGDLFVAFHGSWNRSRPTGYKVVRAEVEDGKIVRLSDFATGWLRPDREVVGRPVDVLAGPDGSLFVTDDGEGVIYRIRYTGQ; from the coding sequence ATGCGCGCATTGACACTGGCGGCACTGTTGCTCGTTTTTTTCCCCTGGTACCCAGCCCAGGCGGCGCCGAATCTCGATCGCATCGACCTGCCGCCCGGATTTTCAATCGGTATTTTTGCCCAGGGACTGGACAGGCCCCGCGCCGTCGCCTTTGCTCCCAACGGCGATTTGTTTGTCACTGAAATTGGGGCGGGGCGCGTGAGTGTGCTGCCCGATCGCGACGGCAACGGCAAAGCTGATCGCCGGGTGACCTTCGCAGGCAAGTTGGACGATCCCCACGGCCTCGCTTTTTACAACAGCCATCTCTACATCGGTGAGACCGGTAAAGTCGCCCGCTACCCCTACCAAAGCGGGCAGCTCGAAGGCCGCAACCGGCAGGTGGTGGTGAATAACCTGCCCTCCGGCGGGGGCCACTTTACCCGCACGGTCGCCTTCGGTCCGGACGATAAAATGTACGTATCGATCGGCTCGACCTGCAACGTCTGTGTCGAGCGCGACAAGCGGCGCGCCACAGTCATGCAGTTCAATCCCGACGGCAGTGGTGGTCGCATCTACGCAAGCGGCCTGCGCAACGCGGTCGGTTTGCGCTTCGACTCGGCAGGCAGGCTGTGGGCCACCAGCAACGGCCGCGACTGGCTGGGGGACGACACGCCGCCGGACGAGCTGCACATTCTCGAAGACGGCATGAGCGCCGGCTGGCCCTTTTGCCACGCGGGCAAGTACAAAGATCCCGAGCCCAAATATGCAGCACTGGGTTCCTGCGAGCAGGTAAAGCGGCCGGTCTGGGGGTTTCAGGCCCACTCAGCACCGCTGGGGGTCAGCGAATACACCGGCACTCAGTTTCCGCCCGAGTACCGCGGCGATCTGTTCGTAGCCTTCCACGGCAGCTGGAACCGCTCACGGCCGACCGGCTATAAAGTGGTGCGCGCCGAGGTCGAGGACGGCAAGATCGTCCGGTTGAGCGATTTTGCCACCGGCTGGCTGCGCCCCGATCGCGAGGTGGTCGGTCGCCCCGTCGATGTGCTCGCCGGGCCGGACGGCAGTCTGTTTGTCACCGACGACGGCGAAGGGGTGATCTACCGTATCCGCTATACGGGGCAGTAG
- a CDS encoding DUF6930 domain-containing protein translates to MSVLNPSTLRRLQKLPQIATAWEGDRRVLASVSIAELDRPPELIVWADAAEGTVRATELVSAEAGSEALVRCLLQAMEQPHSQFPPGRPQKVVVRDRQAQLFLRGALQDLEIVVDYAPQLPLLDDVYESLQKYVTARQPQLPGNFEQPLLRAARALWQEAPWELLADHQILRVDLEGWETPVLHVSLLGLLGQEYGVLMYRSLESLRRFRSRLGGRLSAQQRQEAYLQQDCLFMTYEQAAEADEEDEPVELTSLPSAEITPSFGQLHPLEGARAFLGEEEAQTVLLTLEALQRFFRLRRRDLARRDFPALSGRYRIPTVQGGEVTVKVSTQPQLAEELYQMAGSAGEVEEAETDGPVLSDDLLPEGAIYSLGMLPWKVVEVLVDAPANPPAARRTRADGLPTILVQTSRPKARLLIEALRRGGGPTGFGFNPGMDLLTRTRYELAVLRTGDGQLHLFGEFEQDDPQHLRARRQWNERCRKTGGRCGLVIAQGVTGAARGNPDMKDLLALFEVQTLSPDELGLGVLNLMPDLG, encoded by the coding sequence ATGAGTGTCCTCAATCCCTCGACCCTTCGCAGACTCCAGAAGCTGCCGCAGATCGCCACCGCCTGGGAAGGGGACCGGCGGGTGCTCGCCTCGGTGTCGATTGCCGAACTGGACCGGCCGCCGGAGTTGATCGTCTGGGCCGATGCCGCCGAGGGGACGGTGCGGGCGACTGAACTGGTCAGTGCCGAAGCCGGCAGCGAAGCGTTGGTGCGCTGTTTGCTGCAGGCGATGGAGCAACCCCATTCGCAGTTTCCGCCCGGACGGCCCCAGAAGGTGGTCGTGCGCGACCGGCAGGCGCAACTGTTCTTGCGCGGGGCACTGCAGGATCTCGAGATTGTCGTCGACTATGCGCCGCAGCTGCCTTTGCTCGACGATGTCTACGAGAGCCTGCAAAAATACGTCACCGCCCGCCAACCGCAACTGCCGGGTAATTTCGAGCAGCCCCTGTTGCGCGCCGCCCGTGCCCTGTGGCAGGAAGCCCCCTGGGAATTGCTGGCCGATCACCAGATTTTGCGCGTCGATCTCGAAGGCTGGGAGACCCCGGTGCTGCACGTATCGCTGCTGGGGTTGCTCGGTCAGGAGTACGGCGTGCTGATGTACCGATCGCTCGAATCGTTGCGGCGCTTTCGCTCGCGCCTGGGCGGTCGGCTGAGCGCCCAGCAGCGGCAGGAGGCCTATCTGCAGCAGGATTGTTTGTTTATGACCTATGAGCAGGCGGCAGAAGCAGACGAGGAGGACGAACCGGTCGAATTGACGTCGCTGCCGTCGGCAGAAATTACTCCCAGCTTTGGACAGCTGCACCCTCTGGAGGGAGCGCGCGCCTTTCTTGGTGAGGAGGAAGCCCAGACGGTGTTGCTCACCCTCGAAGCGCTACAACGCTTCTTTCGGCTGCGCCGCCGCGATCTGGCCCGCCGCGATTTTCCGGCGCTGTCCGGCCGCTACCGCATCCCCACGGTGCAGGGGGGGGAAGTGACCGTCAAAGTCTCCACCCAGCCGCAGCTGGCGGAGGAACTCTACCAAATGGCGGGTTCCGCCGGGGAGGTTGAGGAGGCCGAAACGGATGGACCGGTCCTCAGCGACGACCTGCTGCCGGAGGGGGCTATCTACAGTCTCGGGATGCTGCCCTGGAAGGTGGTCGAGGTTCTCGTCGACGCCCCGGCCAATCCGCCTGCGGCCCGCCGCACCCGCGCCGACGGGCTGCCGACGATCCTGGTGCAGACCAGCCGTCCAAAGGCCCGCCTGCTCATCGAAGCGCTGCGCCGGGGAGGGGGGCCGACCGGCTTCGGGTTCAATCCAGGGATGGACCTGCTCACCCGCACCCGCTACGAACTGGCCGTGCTGCGCACCGGCGACGGGCAGCTGCACCTGTTTGGCGAATTCGAGCAGGACGATCCCCAGCACCTGCGCGCCCGCCGCCAGTGGAACGAGCGCTGCCGCAAAACCGGCGGACGCTGCGGTCTGGTGATCGCCCAGGGGGTGACCGGGGCCGCCCGGGGCAACCCGGATATGAAGGATTTGCTCGCCCTGTTCGAGGTACAGACGCTCTCGCCCGACGAACTGGGCCTAGGCGTGCTCAACCTGATGCCCGACCTCGGCTAA
- a CDS encoding efflux RND transporter permease subunit yields MGWDLSAWSIRNPIPTIVLFLVLTIAGVASLQNLGIALDPNIDIPTVQVRVSKP; encoded by the coding sequence ATGGGTTGGGATCTTTCCGCCTGGTCCATCCGCAACCCGATCCCGACCATCGTGCTGTTTTTGGTGCTGACGATCGCGGGGGTCGCCTCGCTGCAGAATCTGGGTATCGCCCTCGATCCGAACATCGACATTCCGACTGTGCAGGTGCGCGTCAGCAAGCCCTGA
- a CDS encoding competence/damage-inducible protein A yields the protein MAPSAEILCIGTELLLGQIVNTNAQFLAGELAKLGIPHHFQTVVGDNPGRIRRALALAVERAGIILTTGGLGPTDDDLTHQTLAEHFEVPLVRHPAVLALIEERFRERNRSMSPTNAKQADLPEGAQILPNPMGTAPGIIWEPKAGVAILTFPGVPAEMRAMWAETAVPFLCSRGWGQEIFYSRTLRHWGISESTLAERVGAFLQSVNPTVAPYAGNGEVKLRITARAADIAAAESLIAPIEASLRAIAGLDCYGADEETLASVSAALLVRTGTTLAVAESCTGGMLAEALTALPGASRYLRGAVVAYANDLKTSLLGVDEQRMIDHGAVSEPVARAMAEGVRKRLASDWGLALTGVSGPGGGTAQKPVGLVYIALAGPAETRAVEIRLGAQRGRDWIRRVSTQSALDLLRREIINREAFGIMKER from the coding sequence ATGGCCCCCAGCGCAGAGATCCTCTGTATCGGCACCGAACTGCTCCTTGGCCAGATCGTCAACACCAACGCCCAGTTTCTGGCGGGCGAACTGGCCAAACTGGGCATCCCCCATCACTTTCAGACCGTGGTAGGCGACAACCCCGGCCGCATCCGCCGCGCCCTCGCCCTCGCCGTCGAGCGAGCCGGGATCATCCTCACCACCGGCGGCCTCGGGCCGACCGACGACGATCTCACCCACCAGACGCTCGCAGAGCACTTCGAGGTGCCCCTGGTGCGCCACCCGGCGGTGCTGGCCCTCATCGAGGAGCGCTTTCGCGAACGCAACCGGTCGATGAGCCCCACCAACGCCAAACAGGCGGACCTGCCCGAAGGAGCCCAGATCCTGCCCAACCCCATGGGTACAGCCCCCGGGATCATCTGGGAACCGAAGGCTGGAGTGGCGATTCTCACTTTTCCGGGGGTGCCCGCCGAAATGCGTGCCATGTGGGCTGAGACAGCCGTACCGTTTTTGTGCTCGCGCGGCTGGGGCCAGGAAATCTTCTACAGCCGCACACTACGCCATTGGGGTATTTCAGAGTCTACCCTCGCTGAGCGGGTGGGAGCATTTCTTCAAAGCGTCAACCCCACCGTCGCCCCCTACGCGGGCAATGGCGAGGTGAAACTGCGCATCACCGCCCGGGCCGCGGACATCGCAGCGGCCGAGTCGCTCATCGCCCCGATCGAAGCGAGCCTGCGCGCCATCGCCGGTCTTGACTGCTACGGGGCCGACGAAGAGACCCTCGCCTCGGTGAGTGCAGCGCTTTTGGTCCGCACCGGCACCACCCTGGCGGTGGCCGAATCGTGCACCGGCGGCATGCTGGCCGAAGCCCTCACCGCCCTGCCGGGCGCCTCGCGCTACTTGCGCGGAGCGGTGGTCGCCTACGCGAACGACCTCAAAACGTCGCTGCTCGGTGTGGACGAGCAACGGATGATCGACCATGGCGCGGTGAGCGAGCCGGTGGCCCGGGCCATGGCTGAGGGGGTACGCAAGCGGCTTGCCAGTGACTGGGGATTGGCGCTGACCGGCGTGTCCGGTCCGGGGGGCGGGACCGCCCAAAAACCCGTGGGGCTGGTGTACATCGCCCTTGCCGGGCCGGCAGAGACCCGCGCGGTCGAAATCCGCCTCGGGGCACAGCGCGGGCGCGACTGGATACGTCGGGTGAGCACCCAGAGTGCCCTCGATCTCCTCCGCCGAGAGATCATCAACCGGGAAGCCTTTGGTATTATGAAAGAGCGATAA
- a CDS encoding DUF1772 domain-containing protein: MATSEHLPFALKLFSALGCGLIAGVFFAFSAFVMNTLARLRPAQGIAAMQSINITVINPLFVMAFFGTAAACMLLAVFALLGWHQPGAGYVLTGSLLYLVGTFLVTIVFNVPLNEALAVVEPGSTAGESLWAKYFANWTLWNHIRTAAALAATAALTIALC, from the coding sequence ATGGCAACTTCGGAGCACTTGCCTTTTGCTTTGAAGCTTTTTTCGGCACTGGGTTGCGGGCTGATAGCTGGAGTCTTCTTCGCCTTCTCGGCCTTTGTGATGAACACCCTCGCCAGGCTGCGGCCGGCGCAAGGCATCGCCGCTATGCAATCGATCAATATCACGGTAATCAATCCGTTGTTTGTCATGGCATTCTTTGGCACGGCCGCAGCTTGCATGCTTCTAGCTGTCTTTGCGCTGCTGGGCTGGCATCAACCCGGTGCCGGCTACGTGCTCACCGGCAGCCTGCTCTATCTGGTGGGCACATTTCTAGTGACCATCGTGTTCAATGTGCCGCTGAACGAAGCGCTGGCGGTTGTCGAGCCGGGTAGCACCGCCGGCGAAAGCCTGTGGGCCAAGTACTTTGCCAACTGGACGCTCTGGAACCACATTCGGACGGCGGCGGCACTTGCGGCAACGGCAGCGCTCACCATCGCGCTTTGTTAG
- a CDS encoding DUF6364 family protein: METQNITLALPKSVLRKVKLIAVQRNTSVSQLLTEVLEKLVQQEDRYTQARRRHLQLLEQGLDLGTCGQNPASRDALHERH; the protein is encoded by the coding sequence ATGGAAACCCAGAACATTACGCTAGCCCTGCCAAAAAGTGTCTTACGCAAAGTCAAGCTCATTGCTGTCCAGCGCAATACATCGGTTTCCCAACTGTTGACCGAGGTGCTCGAAAAGCTGGTTCAGCAGGAGGACAGGTACACCCAGGCTCGTCGTCGCCATCTCCAACTGCTTGAGCAGGGCCTGGATCTCGGTACTTGCGGGCAGAACCCCGCGTCGCGCGACGCCCTCCATGAGCGGCACTAA
- the aroQ gene encoding type II 3-dehydroquinate dehydratase has product MPIAASLRVLLLNGPNLNLLGRREVDVYGSVALADIERTLQLDAQELGVELTCLQSNHEGVLIDAVHDAFGRCDGLVINPGGLTHTSVALRDAIAGVGLPTVEVHMSNVYRRESFRHHSFIAPVAVGQISGFGVDSYRLGLRAIALLLRQAEQDGSPRR; this is encoded by the coding sequence GTGCCGATCGCCGCTAGTCTTCGGGTTTTGCTGCTGAACGGTCCCAACCTCAACCTGCTGGGTAGGCGCGAGGTCGATGTCTACGGGTCCGTCGCTCTAGCCGATATCGAACGTACCCTTCAACTCGACGCTCAAGAGCTGGGTGTCGAGTTAACTTGTCTGCAATCCAACCACGAAGGGGTGCTCATCGACGCCGTCCACGATGCTTTTGGGCGCTGCGACGGGCTGGTGATCAACCCGGGGGGGTTGACCCACACCAGCGTCGCCCTGCGCGATGCGATCGCCGGCGTCGGCCTGCCCACGGTCGAAGTGCACATGAGCAATGTTTATCGCCGCGAGAGCTTTCGCCACCATTCGTTTATCGCCCCGGTGGCGGTGGGACAAATCAGCGGCTTCGGCGTCGACAGCTACCGGCTCGGCCTGCGGGCCATCGCTCTGCTCCTGCGTCAGGCCGAGCAGGACGGGAGCCCCCGTCGATAG